The following proteins come from a genomic window of Apium graveolens cultivar Ventura unplaced genomic scaffold, ASM990537v1 ctg7440, whole genome shotgun sequence:
- the LOC141704124 gene encoding secreted RxLR effector protein 161-like, protein MEDRRVAHFVYYLVQQMKDCIELKQSAYTKKILEKAGMQAFNPTKYPMDPKEHLTNDEGGKLVDPTEYKSLVGGLRYLVHTCPDMAYDVGIVSRLMEKPTVLHMNAIKRILRYVKGTINYGLVYSRDIRNNMLTGYSNSDFGGQTDDRKSTRGMVFYLNDNLITWVSQKQRCVALSSCEAEFMGGTTSACQAVWLRNLLSKLTGEDMGPVILYIDDKSAIDLARNLVFHGRSTTYRQTLPLYSRMC, encoded by the coding sequence ATGGAAGATAGAAGAGTAGCGCATTTTGTGTATTACCTGGTTCAACAAATGAAGGACTGTATAGAGCTAAAACAGTCAGCTTACACAAAGAAAATATTGGAGAAGGCTGGAATGCAAGCTTTTAACCCCACTAAATATCCTATGGATCCGAAGGAGCATTTGACTAACGACGAAGGCGGGAAACTGGTGGATCCAACAGAATACAAAAGCTTGGTTGGAGGACTTCGCTACCTTGTGCATACATGTCCCGACATGGCTTATGATGTGGGGATAGTCAGCCGTTTAATGGAAAAGCCCACAGTTCTTCATATGAATGCTATAAAGCGTATACTCAGGTACGTCAAGGGTACAATTAACTACGGCCTGGTTTATTCGAGGGATATTAGAAACAATATGCTTACAGGATACTCGAATAGCGATTTTGGAGGACAAACAGATGACAGGAAGAGTACAAGAGGAATGGTATTTTACTTAAATGATAACCTCATCACATGGGTCTCACAGAAACAAAGGTGTGTGGCCTTGTCTTCGTGCGAGGCAGAGTTTATGGGAGGGACGACATCAGCTTGTCAAGCTGTTTGGCTGAGGAATCTGCTGAGCAAGCTAACAGGTGAAGATATGGGTCCAGTAATCTTGTACATTGATGATAAATCCGCCATCGATCTTGCAAGGAACCTAGTTTTTCATGGGCGTAGTACAACATATAGACAAACGCTACCATTATATTCGAGAATGTGTTGA